A genomic region of Corticium candelabrum chromosome 6, ooCorCand1.1, whole genome shotgun sequence contains the following coding sequences:
- the LOC134180933 gene encoding uncharacterized protein LOC134180933 — MAKRDHFDVLIVCPRESELQAARHVFEHETNSKFEGAHTDLPYNLRLCRGWNDLPLNVAMVAQVGSGHIECTKLVPDLAKHFTVGLIAMTGTCTGEEDKYRGIEYGTVVVGNRTTTECGGLEKEDGTVQSRVCYKELDKRLSPALNELVEMRESHKWSSYVPAVVYRASPRYVKELLLECVLDNEGISKRKLLTAVESKSLGLTKLDIDEVLDKLQKEQRPLIYAPQDKQWEYKSTNAGQLYANVQVKFPCEDKTFTVVFASIGSVFIETERLDMTKVRQRMGDHNIKAIDKEAHSFMEQATDRFSPGLAVVMKGISDYGTESSKLMYYEDYAAATPAAFLRHFITEKKSVISSRSLKAQLFDLRDIVCDKWRDLADRLNMSRYVEMIELEEHTKKERAFMMLRKWKSMVKDNATVEKVKAELKEIEEQKKEEAIASIVFPNELMEEKQFCGRHKELTILSNTMWGEKAPQVSTSLKFCCVVIKGMGGVGKSSLAAKYAFQCKHLYSDGVLYFNAESWATLTNSVIHNLTVLSLSSPSVSRSQSRFDELKSNPLQDNNAVLLNHIFKLSKMLLVYDGADDLSFLPKILPRSTARVHVLITTRCGDRSVLQKSLNHAHVISLGCLEVEDAVAAVAMWSGHQPSNSQETAAATKLSVEPPIEKLAIALAHAGTYMRKAHLSYEEYYKLLKRDEVELEALALDLDKLLHYFRASRLHEVLMEADVTQPSDLKRLSDKNIDELDISERDKNVVKDMDIELVARDNPKALSLLEYASFLSSRDIPEKLVRPLVFVEWHDTAKGYTLNIHPLVQSTVMERVKQQPDEFERKLTDVCNNMLSHLPQSEMDLDCLPSDIRLQLASHSYSLTKHVLLADVEVRTCLDLVRCTCVIFMQYQSPDTSCYLCEKWFHKVMQLHSLPLEVKCKWLIEARYLLGLAYLQKFKFKEALDLSLKTKKMIVELKPDEKKEIYQYHKCVLGAICMCYHKLNKCEEEKFYLKELMLLMKTSGEQVGAEFASIECKMAQNYLQRGKRDKAMKLCQEVMEKLNGMEEYNQIEVMSALSSSFLSFGEFEKADDLLDKLCKLISRVGYDSLQNYEHFTVMRLKCECEIERPNASKDKLTEALEIGKSALSIAQSFLPSESFEIFDCKLNIARCNKKLGNMETCIEQLKEMRKVEEANMSDSHYRLCDVISELGGIHVERGDLCEALTCYKEALELYQQEDTSHHVDIANTLMLIGTIYCNMGNITDAVKHLEQSIEIREQKQLSLCREAGQCYVFLGACHLLTVERQTTFEQTLQGFYQAQEAYTKSLNILLFYSNCDQEILEVLRDLATLYDMKIDEETIDEKATMLKLIARKAYTWRDYARAKDLFYMQMKVEAATMVVQPVQKAIALHDIGLCQIRLSQLDEAEETFTESLRIAQSLRPEEHQSLQISYRKNLLGLLVGMLKYFRTLLFTIRLISNTIQSQDS, encoded by the exons ATGGCAAAACGAGATCATTTTGATGTGCTGATTGTTTGTCCTCGGGAGTCAGAGCTGCAGGCTGCACGTCACGTGTTTGAACAcgaaacaaacagcaagtttgAAGGAGCTCACACTGATCTCCCTTACAACCTTCGTTTATGTCGTGGATGGAATGATTTGCCTTTGAATGTTGCTATGGTGGCTCAGGTGGGTTCGGGTCATATTGAGTGTACGAAGCTTGTTCCTGATCTGGCAAAACATTTTACTGTTGGTTTGATTGCAATGACGGGCACTTGTACTGGAGAAGAAGACAAGTACAGAGGAATAGAATATGGGACAGTTGTGGTTGgcaacagaacaacaacagaatgtGGAGGGTTAGAGAAGGAAGATGGAACAGTTCAATCTCGTGTTTGTTACAAGGAATTGGACAAACGGCTTTCTCCTGCACTGAATGAGCTTGTGGAAATGAGAGAAAGTCACAAGTGGTCATCATATGTTCCTGCTGTAGTATATCGTGCCAGTCCACGATATGTGAAGGAGCTGCTGTTAGAGTGTGTGTTAGATAATGAAGGTATCAGTAAGAGAAAACTTCTTACAGCCGTGGAATCCAAAAGTTTGGGTTTGACCAAACTTGACATTGATGAGGTGCTAGACAAGCTGCAGAAGGAGCAGAGGCCATTGATATATGCCCCACAAGACAAGCAATGGGAATACAAGTCAACTAATGCAGGACAGTTATATGCTAATGTTCAAGTGAAATTTCCATGTGAAGACAAAACTTTTACTGTTGTATTTGCTTCAATAGGATCAGTTTTCATAGAAACTGAGAGACTTGACATGACAAAAGTGAGGCAACGAATGGGAGATCACAACATCAAAGCTATTGATAAAGAAGCTCATTCATTTATGGAACAAGCGACAGACAGGTTCAGTCCTGGATTAGCTGTTGTGATGAAGGGAATATCTGACTACGGAACTGAGAGCAGCAAACTGATGTATTATGAAGATTATGCTGCTGCCACTCCAGCTGCATTTCTGAGACATTTCATTACTGAAAAGAAGTCTGTGATCA gttCTAGGTCATTGAAAGCTCAGCTGTTTGATTTGCGTGACATTGTGTGTGACAAGTGGCGAGATTTGGCAGATCGTCTCAACATGAGCAGATATGTTGAGATGATAGAACTGGAGGAACATACAAAGAAGGAACGAGCATTTATGATGCTACGCAAATGGAAGTCGATGGTAAAAGACAATGCAACTGTAGAGAAGGTAAAAGCTGAACTAAAAGAGattgaagagcagaagaaggaagaagcCATTGCAA GTATAGTTTTTCCCAATGAGCTAATGGAagaaaagcaattttgtggtcGCCATAAAGAGTTGACAATTTTGTCCAACACAATGTGGGGAGAAAAGGCTCCACAAGTGTCTACGTCATTGAAATTCtgctgtgtg GTGATCAAAGGAATGGGCGGAGTGGGGAAATCATCTTTGGCAGCCAAATATGCATTTCAATGTAAACATCTGTATAGTGATGGAGTGCTGTATTTCAATGCAGAATCATGGGCAACACTGACAAACTCAGTCatacacaat CTCACAGTTTTGTCTTTAAGTTCTCCTTCTGTTTCACGTTCTCAAAGTCGATTTGATGAGCTAAAGAGCAATCCATTACAAGACAACAATGCAGTGTTGCTTAACCACATTTTTAAGCTTTCTAAGATGTTGCTGGTGTATGATGGTGCAGATGATCTCTCTTTTCTGCCTAAAATTCTTCCTCGTTCAACTGCTCGTGTCCATGTATTGATCACAACTCGATGTGGTGATCGTTCTGTGTTACAGAAATCACTAAATCATGCGCATGTCATCTCTCTTGGTTGTTTGGAAGTGGAAGATGCCGTGGCAGCTGTAGCCATGTGGTCTGGTCATCAACCGTCCAACAGTCAAGAAACAGCAGCAGCCACCAAATTGTCAGTTGAACCTCCCATAGAAAAGCTAGCAATTGCTCTTGCTCATGCAGGCACGTATATGCGAAAAGCACATCTAAGTTATGAGGAATattacaaactgttgaaaaGAGATGAAGTTGAACTTGAGGCTTTGGCATTGGATCTTGACAAACTGTTGCATTACTTTAGAGCAAGTCGTCTACATGAAGTGCTCATGGAAGCTGATGTAACTCAGCCTTCTGATTTGAAACGGTTGAGTGACAAGAATATTGATGAGTTGGATATAAGTGAACGTGACAAAAACGTTGTAAAAGAT ATGGACATTGAATTGGTTGCAAGAGATAATCCCAAAGCGTTGTCTCTACTTGAATATGcatcatttctgtcttcaagagaCATTCCAGAGAAGCTCGTTCGTCCTCTTGTGTTTG TTGAATGGCACGATACAGCAAAAGGTTACACTTTGAATATTCATCCATTGGTGCAGTCAACAGTGATGGAACGTGTCAAGCAGCAGCCAGATGAGTTTGAACGTAAACTAACTGATGTTTGTAACAATATGCTGTCTCATCTACCGCAAAGTGAAATGGACTTAGATTGTCTTCCAAGTGATATACGACTTCAACTTGCTTCTCACTCGTACTCGTTGACAAAGCATGTATTGCTAGCTGATGTAGAAGTACGAACTTGCTTGGATTTGGTTAGGTGTACGTGTGTTATATTTATGCAGTACCAGTCTCCTGACACATCATGTTATTTGTGTGAAAAATGGTTCCACAAAGTGATGCAGTTGCACAGTTTGCCACTTGAGGTCAAATGCAAATGGCTCATAGAAG CAAGGTATCTTTTGGGTCTGGCATATCTTCAAAAGTTCAAATTTAAGGAAGCATTAGATTTGAGTCTGAAAACCAAGAAGATGATTGTTGAGTTAAAACCAGATGAGAAGAAAGAAATATATCAATATCATAAATGTG TTTTGGGGGCTATTTGTATGTGCTATCACAAACTAAACAAATGTGAAGAAGAAAAGTTTTATCTGAAAGAGCTGAtgttgctgatgaaaacttcTGGAGAACAAGTTGGAGCTGAATTTGCTTCAA ttgAATGCAAGATGGCACAGAACTACTTACAGAGAGGTAAACGAGACAAAGCAATGAAATTATGCCAAGAGGTGATGGAAAAGTTAAATGGTATGGAGGAATATAATCAGATCGAAG TGATGTCAGCATTATCAAGTAGTTTTTTATCTTTTGGAGAATTTGAAAAAGCAGATGATTTATTGGATAAGTTATGCAAATTGATTTCCAGAGTTGGTTATGACAGTCTTCAAAATTATGAGCATTTTACTG TCATGAGGCtcaagtgtgagtgtgagatTGAAAGACCTAATGCATCAAAAGACAAGCTTACTGAAGCATTGGAAATAGGAAAATCAGCTTTGTCTATTGCTCAGTCTTTCCTACCATCAGAAAGTTTTGAGATTTTTGATT GTAAACTGAACATTGCTAGATGTAACAAGAAATTAGGAAATATGGAAACGTGCATTGAACAACTGAAAGAGATGAGGAAAGTTGAAGAGGCAAACATGTCTGATTCACATTACAGACTATGTGATG TAATAAGCGAATTAGGAGGCATACATGTGGAGAGAGGTGATTTATGTGAAGCTCTGACGTGTTACAAGGAAGCATTAGAGCTGTACCAGCAGGAGGACACTTCTCATCATGTGGACATTGCTAATA CTCTCATGTTGATTGGTACAATATATTGTAACATGGGCAACATCACTGATGCTGTAAAGCATTTAGAGCAGTCTATAGAAATTAGAGAACAGAAGCAGTTATCGCTTTGTCGTGAAGCTGGTCAAT GTTATGTGTTTCTAGGAGCTTGTCATTTACTGAcagtagaaagacagacaacatttgAACAAACACTACAAGGATTTTATCAAGCACAAGAGGCATATACTAAATCTCTCAACATACTGTTATTTTATTCAAATTGTGATCAAGAAATATTGGAAG TGTTGAGGGACCTTGCTACTTTATATGACATGAAAATTGATGAGGAGACTATAGATGAGAAGGCCACTA tgCTAAAACTAATAGCAAGGAAAGCATATACTTGGAGAGATTATGCCAGAGCTAAAGATTTGTTCTACATGCAAATGAAAGTTGAAGCTGCTACAATGGTTGTACAGCCAGTACAAAAAGCTATTG CACTGCACGACATCGGTTTGTGTCAGATACGTCTCTCACAGTTGGATGAAGCTGAGGAAACGTTTACTGAATCACTGAGAATTGCTCAATCTCTGAGACCAGAAGAGCATCAAAGTTTACAGATTTCATACA GAAAAAACCTGCTTGGACTACTAGTTGGGATGCTGAAGTACTTTAGAACGTTATTATTTACTATCAGACTTATtagtaacacaatacagtcacaagattcatga
- the LOC134181108 gene encoding uncharacterized protein LOC134181108 produces the protein MAKRDHFDVLIVCPQESELQAARHVFEHKTNSKFEGAHTDLPYNLRLCRGWNDLPLNVAMVAQVGSGHIECTKLVPDLAKHFTVGLIAMTGTCTGEEDKYRGIEYGTVVVGNRTTTECGGLEKEDGTVQSRVCYKELDKRLSPALNELVEMRESHKWSSYVPAVVYRASPRYVKELLLECVLDNEGISKRKLLTVVESKRLSLTKLDIDEVLDKMQKEHEPLVCVEGKRRQYKATEAGELYANDQTGFTLEDKTFTVVFASIGSVFMDTERLDMTKVRQRMGDHDIKAIDKEAHSFMEQATDSFSPGLAVVMKGICDYGSESSKLMYFEAYAAATPAAFLRHFITEKKSVISSGSLQAQLFDLCDIVGEKWRDLADRLKMSRYDVEMIELEVHTKKERAFMMLCKWQSMVGDNATVEKVKAELKEIEEQKKEEAIASIVFPNELMEEKQFCGRKKELTILSNTMWGEKAAQVSTSLKFCCVVIKGMGGVGKSSLAAKYAFECKHLYSDGVLYFNAESWATLTNSVIHNLTVLSLSFPSVSRSQSRFDELKSNPLEDKNAVLLNHISKLPKMLLVYDGADDLSFLPKILPRSTARVHVLITTRCDDCCVLQKSLNHVISLGCLEAEDAVAAVAMWSGRQPSNSQETAAATKLSVESPIEKLPIALAHAGTYMRKAHLSYEEYYKLLKRNEVELEGLALDLDKLLHYFRASRLREVLMKADVTQPPDLKRLSDRNIDELDISERDKNVVKNVRNFMMSCSHAHLTWQMDIELVARENAKALSLLEYASFLSSRDIPEKLVRPLVFGECANYEYSLCVSSLSSHNLVEWHETAEGYTLNIHALVQSTVMERVKQQPDEFERKITDVCKNMLSHIPDTEMDLNCVPSDVRLQLSSHLCSLAKYVLVADVEIPTCLQLVRWTCATFMPYQSPDTSYYLCEKWYHKVMQLESFPLAVKREWLIEASNLLSRAYFHKSKTKQSLDLSLITKKMIDELKPDEKKEIYECHVTVLEIILHCCHQLKKFEEEKFYLKELMLLTRTSGEQLGAEFSLTKCNMAESYFKRGEQDKAMKLCQQVMEKLNDMEEYDEIIVTSILARCFLSFGEFEKADDLLDRSWKLLSRVDYYNSIYERHVVMCLKCDCEITRPNGSKHKLTEALEMAKSALSIAQSFLPSESSESFCCKLLIARCNRKLENMETCIEQLKEMRNVEGANMPDSRSNVCRVIRELGSIHEERGDLVEALACYKEVLELYQQEDISYHVDIADTLMLIGAIYYKMGNITKAVKHLEQSIEFREQKQLSHCGEAGQCYKILGICHLPTVERQTTFEQKLQIFYQAREAYTKSLNILLFYSNCDQEILDVLRRLAATYDMKIDEKTIDEKAIMLKLIARKAYTWRDYARAKDLFYMQMKVEAATMVLQPVQKAIALHDIGLCQIRLSQLNEAEETFTESLRIAQSLRPEEHQGLQISSIKNLLGLVWMLKYFRTLD, from the exons ATGGCAAAACGAGATCATTTTGATGTGCTGATTGTTTGTCCTCAGGAGTCAGAGCTGCAGGCTGCACGTCACGTGTTtgaacacaagacaaacagcaagtttGAAGGAGCTCACACTGATCTCCCTTACAACCTTCGTTTATGTCGTGGGTGGAATGATTTGCCTTTGAATGTTGCCATGGTGGCTCAGGTGGGTTCGGGTCATATTGAGTGTACGAAGCTTGTTCCTGATCTGGCAAAACATTTTACTGTTGGTTTGATTGCAATGACGGGCACTTGTACTGGAGAAGAAGACAAGTACAGAGGAATAGAATATGGGACAGTTGTGGTTGgcaacagaacaacaacagaatgtGGAGGGTTAGAGAAGGAAGATGGAACAGTTCAATCTCGTGTTTGTTACAAGGAATTGGACAAACGGCTTTCTCCTGCACTGAATGAGCTTGTGGAAATGAGAGAAAGTCACAAGTGGTCATCATATGTTCCTGCTGTAGTATATCGTGCCAGTCCACGATATGTGAAGGAGCTGCTGTTAGAGTGTGTGTTAGATAATGAAGGTATCAGTAAGAGAAAACTTCTTACAGTTGTGGAATCCAAACGTTTAAGTTTGACCAAACTTGACATTGATGAGGTGCTAGACAAGATGCAGAAGGAGCATGAGCCATTGGTATGTGTAGAAGGCAAGCGACGGCAATACAAGGCAACCGAAGCAGGAGAGTTGTATGCTAATGACCAAACGGGATTTACACTTGAAGACAAAACTTTTACTGTTGTATTTGCATCAATAGGATCAGTTTTCATGGACACTGAGAGACTTGACATGACAAAAGTGAGACAACGAATGGGAGATCACGACATCAAAGCTATTGATAAAGAAGCTCATTCATTCATGGAACAAGCGACAGACAGTTTCAGTCCTGGATTAGCTGTTGTGATGAAGGGAATATGTGACTACGGAAGTGAGAGCAGCAAACTGATGTATTTTGAAGCTTATGCTGCTGCCACTCCAGCTGCATTTCTGAGACATTTCATCACTGAAAAGAAGTCTGTGATCA gttCTGGGTCATTGCAGGCTCAGCTGTTTGATTTGTGTGACATTGTGGGTGAGAAGTGGCGTGATTTGGCCGATCGTCTCAAGATGAGCAGATATGATGTTGAGATGATAGAACTGGAGGTTCATACAAAGAAGGAACGAGCATTTATGATGCTATGCAAATGGCAGTCGATGGTAGGAGACAATGCAACTGTAGAGAAGGTAAAAGCTGAACTAAAAGAGattgaagagcagaagaaggaagaagcCATTGCAA GTATAGTGTTTCCCAATGAGCTAATGGAagaaaagcaattttgtggtcGCAAGAAAGAGTTGACAATTTTGTCCAACACAATGTGGGGAGAAAAGGCTGCACAAGTGTCTACGTCATTGAAATTCtgctgtgtg GTGATCAAAGGAATGGGCGGAGTGGGGAAATCCTCTTTGGCAGCCAAATATGCATTTGAATGTAAACATCTGTATAGTGATGGAGTGCTGTATTTCAATGCAGAATCATGGGCAACACTGACAAACTCAGTCatacacaat CTCACAGTTTTGTCTTTAAGTTTTCCTTCTGTTTCACGTTCTCAAAGTCGATTTGATGAGCTAAAGAGCAATCCATTAGAAGACAAGAATGCAGTGCTGCTTAACCACATTTCCAAGCTTCCTAAGATGTTGCTGGTGTATGATGGTGCAGATGATCTCTCTTTTCTGCCTAAAATTCTTCCTCGTTCAACTGCTCGTGTGCATGTATTGATCACAACTCGATGTGATGATTGTTGTGTGTTACAGAAATCACTAAATCATGTCATCTCTCTTGGTTGTTTGGAAGCCGAAGATGCCGTGGCAGCCGTAGCCATGTGGTCTGGTCGTCAACCATCCAACAGTCAAGAAACAGCGGCAGCCACCAAATTGTCAGTTGAATCTCCCATAGAAAAGCTACCAATTGCTCTTGCTCATGCAGGCACGTATATGCGAAAGGCACATCTAAGTTATGAGGAATattacaaactgttgaaaaGAAATGAAGTTGAACTTGAGGGTTTGGCATTGGATCTTGACAAACTGTTGCATTACTTTAGAGCAAGTCGTCTACGTGAAGTGCTAATGAAAGCTGATGTAACTCAGCCTCCTGATTTGAAACGGTTGAGTGACAGGAATATTGATGAGTTGGATATAAGTGAACGTGACAAAAATGTTGTAAAAAATGTGagaaattttatgatgtcTTGTAGTCATGCTCATCTGACGTGGCAGATGGACATTGAGTTGGTTGCAAGAGAGAATGCCAAAGCGTTGTCTCTACTTGAATATGCATCATTTTTGTCTTCAAGAGACATTCCAGAGAAGCTGGTTCGTCCTCTTGTGTTTGGTGAATGTGCCAATTATGaatacagtttgtgtgtctcaagTTTGTCTTCACACAATTTAGTTGAATGGCACGAGACAGCAGAAGGTTACACTTTGAATATTCATGCATTGGTGCAATCAACAGTGATGGAACGTGTCAAGCAGCAACCAGATGAGTTTGAACGTAAAATAACTGATGTTTGTAAAAATATGCTGTCTCATATACCGGACACTGAAATGGACTTAAATTGTGTTCCAAGTGATGTGCGACTTCAACTTTCTTCTCACTTGTGTTCATTGGCTAAGTATGTATTGGTAGCTGATGTAGAAATACCAACTTGCTTGCAGTTGGTTAGGTGGACGTGTGCTACATTTATGCCGTACCAGTCTCCTGACACATCATATTATTTGTGTGAAAAATGGTACCACAAAGTGATGCAGTTGGAAAGTTTTCCACTTGCTGTCAAACGCGAATGGCTCATAGAAG CAAGTAATCTTTTGAGTAGGGCATATTTTCACAAGTCGAAAACAAAGCAATCGTTAGATTTGAGTCTGATAACCAAGAAGATGATTGATGAGTTAAAACCAGATGAGAAGAAAGAAATATATGAATGTCATGTTACAG tgttgGAGATTATTCTTCATTGCTGTCACCAACTAAAGAAATTTGAAGAAGAAAAATTTTATCTGAAAGAGCTGATGTTGCTGACGAGAACTTCTGGAGAACAACTTGGAGCTGAATTTTCTTTAA cTAAATGCAACATGGCAGAGAGCTACTTTAAGAGGGGTGAACAAGACAAAGCAATGAAATTATGCCAACAAGTGATGGAAAAGTTAAATGATATGGAGGAGTACGATGAGATAATAG TGACATCAATATTAGCAAGATGTTTTTTATCTTTTGGAGAATTTGAAAAAGCAGATGATTTATTGGATAGGTCATGGAAATTGCTTTCCAGAGTTGATTATTACAATTCTATTTATGAGCGTCATGTGG TCATGTGTCTCAAGTGTGACTGTGAGATTACAAGACCTAATGGATCAAAACACAAGCTTACTGAAGCATTGGAAATGGCAAAATCAGCTTTGTCTATTGCTCAGTCTTTCCTACCATCAGAAAGTTCAGAGAGTTTCTGTT GTAAACTGCTCATTGCTAGATGTAACAGGAAATTAGAAAACATGGAAACATGCATTGAACAACTGAAAGAGATGAGGAATGTTGAGGGGGCAAACATGCCTGATTCACGTAGCAATGTGTGTAGAG TAATAAGAGAATTAGGAAGCATACATGAGGAGAGAGGTGATTTAGTTGAAGCTCTGGCATGTTATAAGGAAGTATTAGAGCTGTACCAGCAGGAGGACATTTCTTATCATGTGGACATTGCTGATA CTCTCATGTTGATTGGTGCAATATATTATAAGATGGGCAACATCACTAAAGCTGTAAAGCATTTAGAGCAGTCTATAGAATTTAGAGAACAGAAGCAGTTATCACATTGTGGTGAAGCTGGTCAAT gTTATAAAATTCTTGGAATTTGTCATTTACCGAcagtagaaagacagacaacatttgAACAAAAACTACAAATTTTTTATCAAGCACGAGAGGCATATACTAAATCTCTCAACATACTGTTATTTTATTCAAATTGTGATCAAGAAATATTGGATG TGTTGAGGCGTCTTGCTGCTACATATGACATGAAAATTGATGAAAAGACTATAGATGAGAAGGCCATTA tgCTAAAACTAATAGCAAGGAAAGCATATACTTGGAGAGATTATGCCAGAGCTAAAGATTTGTTCTACATGCAGATGAAAGTTGAAGCTGCTACAATGGTTTTACAGCCAGTACAAAAAGCTATTG CGCTGCACGACATCGGTTTGTGTCAGATACGTCTCTCACAGTTGAACGAAGCTGAGGAAACATTTACTGAATCACTGAGAATTGCTCAATCTCTGAGACCAGAAGAGCATCAAGGTTTACAGATTTCATCCA TCAAAAATCTGCTTGGACTAGTTTGGATGCTGAAGTACTTTAGAACGTTAGATTAA